In one window of Palaemon carinicauda isolate YSFRI2023 unplaced genomic scaffold, ASM3689809v2 scaffold93, whole genome shotgun sequence DNA:
- the LOC137637692 gene encoding uncharacterized protein, whose protein sequence is MMSPQNVPVFQATLSKPGSIACTSRIALLMALLIGILAPTGGSPIDVQMLNIQPNDGVTPTTLLPLSHSKNRRSTAEGSSSSSLRSRYVSTHGFELRLSSGLNYFVRIENGSIVLGLGQLGNNARCMKKHVFQVASLASGDFVVIESNQGGHFLSVQANGTVAIQTDETSDVTSASTTDNRFFRIFKQNEGDRYYVMQNVRSGRYLYVNNGSLSTVSEEEMNEQSSAVQFEISDCDVTSG, encoded by the exons ATGATGTCTCCCCAGAACGTACCTGTGTTCCAGGCAACGCTTTCCAAACCTGGATCCATCGCCTGCACTTCCAGAATAGCCCTCCTCATGGCGCTCCTGATTGG AATCTTGGCCCCAACTGGAGGAAGTCCTATCGATGTTCAAATGTTAAAT ATTCAGCCTAACGATGGTGTCACTCCCACGACCCTTCTTCCACTAAGCCACAGCAAGAACAGAC GGTCAACAGCTGAAGGCAGTTCCTCCTCCTCTTTAAGGAGCCGATATGTATCCACGCATGGTTTTGAACTCCGGCTGAGCAGTGGTTTGAACTACTTCGTACGTATAGAAAACGGATCCATAGTCCTTGGGTTAGGCCAGCTCGGAAATAACGCTC GGTGTATGAAAAAGCATGTATTCCAAGTGGCTTCTCTGGCCAGTGGAGACTTCGTCGTGATCGAGTCGAACCAAGGGGGCCACTTTCTGAGTGTGCAGGCCAACGGCACAGTTGCAATCCAG ACTGACGAGACCAGTGATGTGACGTCAGCCTCGACGACAGACAACAGGTTTTTCAGGATTTTCAAACAGAATGAGGGAGACAGATACTACGTCATGCAGAACGTGCGCTCAG GACGTTACCTGTATGTGAACAATGGCAGTTTGTCTACAGTCAGCGAGGAGGAGATGAACGAACAAAGTTCGGCTGTGCAGTTTGAAATAAGTGACTGTGACGTCACTTCCGGTTGA